The genomic window TGGTCATGGAGGAGGAGAGCTGCGTAAGTGCAAGCTAGCTCACCGGTGGCCATTGTAGGCTAGCTCGCGTCCCACGAAAGATCTACAAAACCATCAATAGAGCTCATCGATTCATAATCTGAACTTCAAgtgaaacataaaaacaaaacgtGTAGAGTCTCTGAATCGAACCTGTAACCAAACAGAAGATTAGGGGTTAACGTACGAGGTCACTATTTATTTCGATAGAGTTATTAGGGTTTCTAGAGGATTATTAATGTTTCGAAATGGGCACGTGAATATCATGTGCGGCCCAGAGAAAATTTAGGACTGGAATTTCATGGCCTATATAGATAACCAAAATTGTTCTTATTAAGCCTCAGAAGCCCAATAAAAGGCCCAATTGGACAACGACAAAGCAGAACCCGAGTCGTTACCACACACACAGTCGTCACTCACCACCTCACCGTTCCTTATCCATTTGGCTGACGCAAAATCGAATCGGAACCCTAAAATCTCTCCGAAAGCCATGTCTCCTCCTCCTGCTGTAGTCACTGAATCTGCCGATGGACAACCTGAGCAACCACCGGTTACCGCCATTGCTGAAGAGCTGGAGAAAAAGCTTCAGGTTAAGACGATTTTACGTAGATTTGTCACGGTTTTTACTTCTTAGTCTCACGCTCGaggatttgtttttgcagacTGATGAACCGATTGTAGAAGATgttaaagatgatgaagacgatgatgatgatgacgaagaagaggaagacgacGATGCTCAAGGTGCTTTTGATTCCTCCCTCTTTTCTCACCAGTGTAGCTCGGCTTTTAGAGTTTTGTTCGTCATCAATCATTACTTAATTTTCCAGATAGTGTTCTTTAGAAATGTCATTGAATATTAATCATATTAATCATTGGCCTTGTTCGTTCTCACATTTGTAGTTTCGTGTATGCAAAGAGTGTCACATTTCAAGAATTACTGCATAGTTATGTAGAAATGGTTGATTTAGATGTTTCTGTTAACATATAGAGATGTGGGAGATGAATCATTTTGCTGATAGATTGAGGCCAAGATTTATGGATTTACTTGACTAAGTTTCGGAGAATAGAGATCCCAATATGTTTATAGCATAGTGAATTGTTCTTAAAATTGAAtgaagttttgttgttgtaggtgTAAGTGGAAGTTCAAAGCAGAGTAGAAGTGAAAAGAAGAGTAGGAAGGCGATGTTGAAGCTCGGTATGAAACCTGTCACTGGTGTTAGTCGAGTAACCATCAAGAGAACGAAAAACGTAAacctttctctgttttctcaataagtttagatttttttctgcGTGTGTGATTCTAATGATACACTACATTAATGTTATCAGgttctcttctttatctctaAGCCTGATGTCTTTAAGAGCCCGCATTCAGAAACCTATGTTATATTCGGTGAGGCCAAGATCGAGGATTTGAGCTCTCAGCTTCAAACGCAAGCTGCTCAACAGTTTAGGATGCCTGAAATTGGAGCCACATCTCAGAGAGCAGAGGCATCGACAGCCACTGTAGAAGCACaggtggaagaagatgaagaggaaatcGATGAGACCGGTGTGGAGGCTCGTGACATTGACTTGGTCATGACTCAGGCTGGAGTTTCTCGTAGCAAAGCGGTTAAAGCACTCAAGAGTCACGATGGAGACATTGTAAGTGCAATAATGGAACTCACTACTTGAGAGTTAAGAGAGATTGAGTCTCTATGCTTTATTCACTTGCAGATTGTTTTCAAATACTTTTGGATTTATCAGGAAATTGGATTATTGTTGTCCTTACGAGTATCTAATctagtttgtttgttatgatGCTTATGCAGTATCTGAGTTGTACTCTGTTTTTCACGACAATGTATTGGAGAAAATACATATCAAAATTCGACTAAACAAAGTTCGAGAAACTTCCAAATTCTAGGATTAGAAACATCACCTACTAACAAATAGACAGATATACTAATATCTAAATGACATTCGAGCAGAGGACAGAAGCACAGACGTTGGAGTCCTATGCATTGATTCTAACTCCTCcatcttctgtttctcttcaCCACTGAAGGTTGAATTCGGTGAGATTCCCgctgtttttaaatatttggaGTTTTCTAGAATGTAccttatgatttttttctcatcttctcttccaaCATATCCGTCCCACTCAAAGATCTCGAGATGCGACGACAAACATCTTGGAATAGAACTCGGTTGATTCCATAAAGCTGGGTCATGATTCCATCTCGGAATGTCGGAGTCGACCAGAAAAACTTTAAGCTTAGAACACTTAGAGAGCAAAACCAAAAGTGATTCCAACAAGTCATACTCAGATAGATGTATCATACATTCAACAAGTCGAGAGTAGTTATTAACTGCGTCACACCACGGAACCATTGTATCGAACGGAGATAGCGCAAGATACTTGACCGAAGAGAGAGGCCTCATAAATTTTTCACTAGGGAACAGCTCATCAGTAACTACTGTGACAAGATGGGGCATGTACCAAACTGAGAGAGAGTATCCCACAGTATCAAAGATGTGAAGAGACAATAAATTCGGAGTGTCTGTAACCAAAAACGGATCAGACATATCACTGTCTTCTCGAAACATCATACCTGCTTTGTAGTCTAATCTCAATAAAGAAGGCACTTCAACCCTAAACGTTCTCACATTATCTTCCACACGTCTATTTCGAGTCACCTTTAGATGCTTGAGAACGGGACAACTTGATAGAAGCTTAACATGAGAATCTTCGTCTTTGTACACAACACAGAAGAGATCAAGTTCTCTAAGTGATGGGAGAGAGACTTGACAAGGAACATCCACAAGAATCTTGTCGGAGAGAGTCAATCTCTCAAGCGTTTTGCAAAAGTAAAAGCTCTTAGGCATTCTGATCGGCTCTCCTTTCCAAAGGAGCCTGAAAGTTAGCCAACGCACACGAGTATCAAGCAGTGGCGGACCCACGTTGGAGGCAGGTGGGGCACGTGCCTGATActaaattctataaatattttataagcTACTACTAAACAATGTAATACAGGTAACTCAAATGGTTTTCCAGCAAAAAGTGCCTCATACTAACCCGAGTTCAAGTCTCCGCActgttatttttgtaaaaataatttataatcacAATACAATTTAGGTAATTAAATTATACTTAgtactatttatatatatggtgcCCCACATTAAATTACATTCTAGATCCGCCCCTGGTATCAAGTACTTTTGCAACCCACTTTACAGGATTAACATTAATAGGACATTGTGGACCGAGGTCGATCCACAAACGTTCTAACAAAGGTGCCTTGTGAAAACGGAATGACTCTTCAAGAAACCACCAAACAGTATTGCTTTTTACGTCACTAGTGGTTTCTATGTAATTAAGTCTAGGTAACATCCTCCAGACAAACCGCCATCGTTTGGACAAAAACGTGGTGGCCGCTGCATCTTTCGTAGGAACGCACAATAAAATCTTTACGAGAAGATCGTCAGGCAAAGAACTGATTCTATCTTCACAAACTCTATGTTCGACGAGTTCTGTCATAATTAACAACTAAACCCTAGACGACCTTAGGGTTGAGTCAAAAAATAGGAATCTTTTCCAaattattcactttttttttttttttttttgtcaaccttTTCCCAacctcttttattctttttattttttttaaaaagaagttaaaagatgtattattgtttttttcggTCTCGGCTCtacatacaaaattttgttcatCTTTTCCAAAATTACTGGATTTTTCATGTGAAAGTTgcgtaaattttgtttatatttgtgtcACTTccatataataattaaataagtgGGAGTTGAATTAATCAACGGTAAAGAGAGAGTTGAATAAATTTGATGGTTGTAATGTAAGGTTGTAAAATATCATAACCTAAACTTGTACTATAAAATACCAAGGCTTAGAGGTATGTTAGAACCAAGCTAAGTAAGTGACTTTGAGAGTCCTCAGTCTTGTAATCTATCTTAAACActttgtttccttatttgaTCCTAAATACCTCCTACGTGGTTGTATATACTACGTGTCTAATTTCAGAGTATTAAGAAGTTTGACAGTAGTTTTTAAAGATATGTCTTAAATTCGTTTTGTagaacaagaaaatatcatattttgaaaatcagTAACTTAAAACTATCATATTATGAAAATCAGCATCCAAGCAGTTTTATCCTTTTATCATACATAACAAACGTTTTCATAATGGCCGTTCATGTTATTCTACAAATaccttttatttataataacaaGATTTCATTATAGGATCGAAACTTCTTGTCCAAGGAAATTTCACTACTCAATCATCCTTGATGACATGTTCCCAGTCCGAGGTCGGGCTCTCGTATCCTTTGCCAGATGCAGATTGTTCAGTGTCCGCGGCGCATGTTTCTCTCTGAGAATGTCCACGTATTGGGAATAACGAATCTGACCAGAGATGATCACGCTTTTGTGGCTGGTCATTTTCTGAATCCGAATCTACATCCATGCTGTTGAGAGATTTCTTCACTTGTTCAGCTTCCCGGCGTTTCAGTATCTGGAATCTATCCATAACATCACTCACATCGCTGCTTCTGCCCATATTAGCCATCACTGAACCTTCTAGTTTGTCCTCCTGGTCacccttttttgtttctggacATTTTTGAGCCTTGAGTTTGCGATTTGTTTCCTGCTGCTTGAGAATCTGAAACCGGTCTATAACATCAATGTCTGAATCAGGGAGCTTCTGAGACTTGAGCTTGCGCTCTGTTTCCTGCTCCTTCAATATCTGAAACCGGTCTATAACCTCTCTATGTTTGTTCTCTGTAGTGGATGCAGAGGTTTCCTGCCATATCGCATCCGGTATCTTTGCAAAGGTTGCATCATCAGGCCTTAAGTTTCCACGAATGGTCTGCTCTAAACCACCAGTAAAGCTTCTGGACATAACCGATAATACTGCATCCACAGGATCTGAGTTGATTCTAGAGCTTTCGGATGCATCATGACTCATTGTTGCTGCATTTTTCCCACAATTGCTTCCATGTTTGATGATAGATTCAGGTGTATCCTTGTCTGCATTTGCATTCATGATGGGAACCGATTTCTGTGTGTTAAGAGAAGGTTCCTGCATAAAGCTTACTGCATCCGCAGAGATCTCTGAGAAAGAAAGCAAGACATGTACGATTAAAACATAggtaaaacaaatattttcgcAAAATGAAGCGCAGGGTAAGCATTTCTGATACTAAATCCAAGGCATGACTAAACAACCTTTTAGTCAATGTTTAAATTTGGTAAACCAAAGTTGACCTATAACTGGGTTAAATCTGATCCATAAAGGAACTACTGCCATTCTCAGAGAAAGATACAAAACTGATCGTAGACAGATAATTTACTTAAATTCGTAAAGGACCCGAGAGAAACAGCATCCTAATCTCCTCTATGacatttttagtatttaagtGCCTGTGGATCTGTTATAAGCGCattaataaatatcaaacagATGAGACGGTTGGTTTGAAAGTTACCAACCTTTATTGTTCAATTTGAGATTACCAATCTCGTTCTTGATCCGATGATACCGAGCCATGCAAGTTGTGGAACATAAGGCAGCTTCAGTTTCGAGCCAGAGATTCTTGTACAAGAGAGTTTGTGGGTGGTTTTCTTCACCATCAGGAAAGTTGGAAGCAAGTATGTTCTTAATACTCTGCAAAGTTAAGATTCAGTAGGCAAGACTTTATAAATGAtgcacaaaaataatatgcaaGTATATACCTGGGTCATTTCATTCTTATCCACCGGTTCTTTGACACCAAAGCTGTCTAGTGGCTTGACACTAAACCTTTGAAAGTCTTTAGCAACTCCCGTTGCGGCCTGAACAAGGGTACCGTTAAACAACAAACggcaaacaagaacaaacaatgtgttttttatcaaaaaccaaatagGTCGGGAACATAACACAAAGTAAGACATTACCTAGGCTCATGTGAAATACTCTAGATATTACAAGTGGTGCTCTAGATTATAAATACATTAATATCTCACATAGAGCATGCAacctattttttctttaacttctAGCTACGCTATAAATCACAAAATGCCGGGGTAAAACTGCAGCATACCTCATGAAGGTCAACCACGTTTGGACAGGTGACATGCATAGATTGCGTTGGAAGTGTTGCTTCCCCTGCTGTTGTCTTATTATCAGTAATTTTCTTCAAACACTTTGTGAGATTATCTACTACTTTATCAAGGTTCTCAAGTTGCTCCAGCTTCAGCCAGCTTCCATTGTTAAAGCATTCATAAACAAGCACTTCTGACAAATTATGCATGGCGTtaacaacagaagaaactCTTGGATAAGAAGTTGGAGATGGGAAATCTCCTTGATCACAGAAGTGCCTTTCAGGTGATCGGCCAGTTGAGACATCATCTGCATTTGATCTACTACTCAAATCGAGCCCCACATCTGTCAACGATCTGATCTTCTTATCTCTATCCATTATATCAAATGTTTGTTTCTGGAGATTACAAGACTCTTGGTTGGTTGGAACATCTTCACTAGGTTGAGTAGTACTACCTTCGAAAGGGGGTTTGTAGTTGCCAGCTGACTGAGCATTCTCATTATCCGCTTTCATCGTAGGAGCTGAAGGTCCACCTGACTCACTTCCCATAGAAAACATCGTGGGAGCTGAAGGTCCCTCAGAGGTTACCATGAAGTGGCTCCAAGATCGAGGCTCGTGACAATTTAAATCCTCAGTTGCATTCTTTAAGGAGCTCTCAGAAACACCATTCTCACTGTCAGCAACCAAAGTATAAGGCCTCTGATAAAGGGAGGAGACACCACTACCTTCTACTTCATCTTTAATCAGTGACACAGAGGAATTAATAATAGATGGTAAGGGGTAGGAAGATCGCGGACTTCTCGAACCTTGCGAGCCAACTACCGGATAGGGAAGATTTGGATTCTCGGGCAAAGGCTTGATATGACCAGTAGCTTCACCATATCCCAGTAACACATCGAAGTTAACTGGTTCAACAGAGGAACTCTGCAAGCTGGATTGAGCTCCTAAAAAATTCTGAGGCGCATGACTACAAACATCACTGTTGCTCGGGAATGATCTCCCATCTCCTACACGAAGCCCAGTCTGACTTCCATCAAAGAGAGCTTGTGTTATAAAATTCGGCATTGGAAAAGAAGGATTACAATCTGTATCACACATGTAAGGCTCCACACGAGAAGCAGAGACAACATTCATAGTTTCAGATCTATCTGAGCCAAGAAAGTAATATCCAGGACGTTTCTCATCAACAGCATTGCTAGAAGAGTAAACACCAGATGACGCGATAGGAGTAAAGAATGAGTCCTGAGAATTTCTGATTAGCATATCTGCATAAGAAGACACAGGAGCTAAGGTAGCTGAGCTGTAGGTAGGCTCAAAGTTCAAACGTTGCCTCTCTGAGAAATTCTCAGTGGGAGGAAGTGACACAAAATCAGATGATGATTCCCTTGAAGAGTAAAATCCACTCGGTGATAACATATCTTTATAAGAAGAATCTTCACCTCGAAGACCACTATTTCCTGCAAATGCATAATCTTCATGCGTTAAAACtaagatcaaaccaaaacgAATCAAAATCGTCCTAAGAATAAATTGATCAATCCTCAAATCCAAAGTTCTGTAACCATCACAGTACCGTTAAAccccaaattttgtttttaaaaagggaTTTAAATCATACCATGTTGAGTGTTGTCAGCATAAAACGATGAAGAAGGAGTCTGAGAGCGAGAATTTTCACGATACGATGGGTTATTTGACCAATTAGCCGGCGATCGTTGATAAGAGTCATGATACAACATCATCGGATCAAACACTTCTTTGGCTGGATCATAGGATTCAACCGGATTGCTTTGTTGAAACGGCGGCGCAGAAGCTGGATGATGTGGAGGTGTAGGCGGTGGTGGAGATGAGAGCCAAAACGGGTACGCTATTCCAGAGAAACCATTATAGCGAAATCCATCGGTCATCGTTTTCTCACCAAAACGAGGAAGAGACTGGTGAAGGAAAAAGTGTTGTTGCAGCTCAAGTGTTTCAGAATGTCAATGTTTATCGGAATTAGCTTCTCAATGGGCCTTTAAGGCCTTATAAGGAAAGCCCTATAATGTCactaaaaaatgaatttataagTCATTTAACTGTTTAATTATAATCACAGATAAATACAGGAGTCAATAAAAATTTACCAATTCAGATATTTTCCTAATCATATAATAAGTACATTTTATGTATTTcacattttgattataaaagtCTCAAGACTCTCATTTGATTCATCTTAATCAAACCAGTTAACCAACATCAAGTATAATAAGAgcaaatcaaatttgttttgaaaataataagagCATATTTGACGATAATATAGTAGAATACATTACACAAACAATGGCAAGCAGTTGAGCTATACAAATCCTGAACAGCAAGCAGTTTTTGCAAAGACAAGATGTTTcgtcacacaaaaaaatccaCAGATACATGGCAGAGTGGCCTTACGGCATTAAACATAACCTTTTAGAGACGCTGAGCAAGAAACTTAGCCAAAGAATCAACAGGCTTGGCTGAGTCGATACTTCCCATTTCCCGTGACCGGATTTTGATTCTTGCAAGATAATCAGCTGCAATCCAAGCAAAACTCAGCATCGCC from Arabidopsis thaliana chromosome 3, partial sequence includes these protein-coding regions:
- a CDS encoding 60S acidic ribosomal-like protein (unknown protein; Has 168 Blast hits to 168 proteins in 31 species: Archae - 0; Bacteria - 0; Metazoa - 32; Fungi - 0; Plants - 136; Viruses - 0; Other Eukaryotes - 0 (source: NCBI BLink).), with the translated sequence MATGELACTYAALLLHDHVTAEKDVNIGENSQFEH
- the NACA2 gene encoding nascent polypeptide-associated complex subunit alpha-like protein 2, translating into MSPPPAVVTESADGQPEQPPVTAIAEELEKKLQTDEPIVEDVKDDEDDDDDDEEEEDDDAQGVSGSSKQSRSEKKSRKAMLKLGMKPVTGVSRVTIKRTKNVLFFISKPDVFKSPHSETYVIFGEAKIEDLSSQLQTQAAQQFRMPEIGATSQRAEASTATVEAQVEEDEEEIDETGVEARDIDLVMTQAGVSRSKAVKALKSHDGDIRTEAQTLESYALILTPPSSVSLHH
- the NACA2 gene encoding nascent polypeptide-associated complex subunit alpha-like protein 2 (nascent polypeptide-associated complex subunit alpha-like protein 2 (NACA2); CONTAINS InterPro DOMAIN/s: Ubiquitin-associated/translation elongation factor EF1B, N-terminal (InterPro:IPR000449), Nascent polypeptide-associated complex, alpha subunit (InterPro:IPR016641), Nascent polypeptide-associated complex NAC (InterPro:IPR002715); BEST Arabidopsis thaliana protein match is: Nascent polypeptide-associated complex (NAC), alpha subunit family protein (TAIR:AT4G10480.1); Has 1390 Blast hits to 1373 proteins in 295 species: Archae - 27; Bacteria - 8; Metazoa - 613; Fungi - 295; Plants - 175; Viruses - 7; Other Eukaryotes - 265 (source: NCBI BLink).), with product MSPPPAVVTESADGQPEQPPVTAIAEELEKKLQTDEPIVEDVKDDEDDDDDDEEEEDDDAQGVSGSSKQSRSEKKSRKAMLKLGMKPVTGVSRVTIKRTKNVLFFISKPDVFKSPHSETYVIFGEAKIEDLSSQLQTQAAQQFRMPEIGATSQRAEASTATVEAQVEEDEEEIDETGVEARDIDLVMTQAGVSRSKAVKALKSHDGDIVSAIMELTT
- a CDS encoding F-box/FBD/LRR protein, with protein sequence MTELVEHRVCEDRISSLPDDLLVKILLCVPTKDAAATTFLSKRWRFVWRMLPRLNYIETTSDVKSNTVWWFLEESFRFHKAPLLERLWIDLGPQCPINVNPVKWVAKARAPPASNVGPPLLDTRVRWLTFRLLWKGEPIRMPKSFYFCKTLERLTLSDKILVDVPCQVSLPSLRELDLFCVVYKDEDSHVKLLSSCPVLKHLKVTRNRRVEDNVRTFRVEVPSLLRLDYKAGMMFREDSDMSDPFLVTDTPNLLSLHIFDTVGYSLSVWYMPHLVTVVTDELFPSEKFMRPLSSVKYLALSPFDTMVPWCDAVNNYSRLVECMIHLSEYDLLESLLVLLSKCSKLKVFLVDSDIPRWNHDPALWNQPSSIPRCLSSHLEIFEWDGYVGREDEKKIIRYILENSKYLKTAGISPNSTFSGEEKQKMEELESMHRTPTSVLLSSARMSFRY
- a CDS encoding F-box/FBD/LRR protein (Protein with RNI-like/FBD-like domains; CONTAINS InterPro DOMAIN/s: FBD (InterPro:IPR013596), FBD-like (InterPro:IPR006566), Leucine-rich repeat 2 (InterPro:IPR013101); BEST Arabidopsis thaliana protein match is: F-box/RNI-like/FBD-like domains-containing protein (TAIR:AT1G05080.1); Has 625 Blast hits to 611 proteins in 11 species: Archae - 0; Bacteria - 0; Metazoa - 0; Fungi - 0; Plants - 623; Viruses - 0; Other Eukaryotes - 2 (source: NCBI BLink).), producing the protein MPKSFYFCKTLERLTLSDKILVDVPCQVSLPSLRELDLFCVVYKDEDSHVKLLSSCPVLKHLKVTRNRRVEDNVRTFRVEVPSLLRLDYKAGMMFREDSDMSDPFLVTDTPNLLSLHIFDTVGYSLSVWYMPHLVTVVTDELFPSEKFMRPLSSVKYLALSPFDTMVPWCDAVNNYSRLVECMIHLSEYDLLESLLVLLSKCSKLKVFLVDSDIPRWNHDPALWNQPSSIPRCLSSHLEIFEWDGYVGREDEKKIIRYILENSKYLKTAGISPNSTFSGEEKQKMEELESMHRTPTSVLLSSARMSFRY
- a CDS encoding uncharacterized protein (unknown protein; Has 722 Blast hits to 186 proteins in 64 species: Archae - 0; Bacteria - 30; Metazoa - 72; Fungi - 48; Plants - 38; Viruses - 0; Other Eukaryotes - 534 (source: NCBI BLink).), which codes for MTDGFRYNGFSGIAYPFWLSSPPPPTPPHHPASAPPFQQSNPVESYDPAKEVFDPMMLYHDSYQRSPANWSNNPSYRENSRSQTPSSSFYADNTQHGNSGLRGEDSSYKDMLSPSGFYSSRESSSDFVSLPPTENFSERQRLNFEPTYSSATLAPVSSYADMLIRNSQDSFFTPIASSGVYSSSNAVDEKRPGYYFLGSDRSETMNVVSASRVEPYMCDTDCNPSFPMPNFITQALFDGSQTGLRVGDGRSFPSNSDVCSHAPQNFLGAQSSLQSSSVEPVNFDVLLGYGEATGHIKPLPENPNLPYPVVGSQGSRSPRSSYPLPSIINSSVSLIKDEVEGSGVSSLYQRPYTLVADSENGVSESSLKNATEDLNCHEPRSWSHFMVTSEGPSAPTMFSMGSESGGPSAPTMKADNENAQSAGNYKPPFEGSTTQPSEDVPTNQESCNLQKQTFDIMDRDKKIRSLTDVGLDLSSRSNADDVSTGRSPERHFCDQGDFPSPTSYPRVSSVVNAMHNLSEVLVYECFNNGSWLKLEQLENLDKVVDNLTKCLKKITDNKTTAGEATLPTQSMHVTCPNVVDLHEAATGVAKDFQRFSVKPLDSFGVKEPVDKNEMTQSIKNILASNFPDGEENHPQTLLYKNLWLETEAALCSTTCMARYHRIKNEIGNLKLNNKEISADAVSFMQEPSLNTQKSVPIMNANADKDTPESIIKHGSNCGKNAATMSHDASESSRINSDPVDAVLSVMSRSFTGGLEQTIRGNLRPDDATFAKIPDAIWQETSASTTENKHREVIDRFQILKEQETERKLKSQKLPDSDIDVIDRFQILKQQETNRKLKAQKCPETKKGDQEDKLEGSVMANMGRSSDVSDVMDRFQILKRREAEQVKKSLNSMDVDSDSENDQPQKRDHLWSDSLFPIRGHSQRETCAADTEQSASGKGYESPTSDWEHVIKDD